The segment CACCGCTGTTCTGGTGGGCGAGCGGGCTGTCGCTGTGGCCCGATGTCGCGCTGCAACTGGGCGTGGGCGTGGCTGCGTTTGCGGTCTTCGCGGCGATGTTCGCGATGAAGTGGATGGGCGGCGGCGATGTGAAGCTGCTGACCGCGATGGCGCTGTGGATCGAGCCCGAATGGTTTCTGCGGCTGCTGATCGTGATGGCATTGGCCGGCGGCGTTCTGACGCTGGTGCTGGGCGCATGGCACGTCACGCGCCGTCAGCGGGACCGTCTTGCCATCCCCTACGGGGTCGCGATCGCCACCGCCGGATTGTGGGTTCTCGGCACCCATTACTTGCCAGCCGCGCAAAGCGCGCTGGTTGGGTGAACTCGATGTTAACCCTTTTCGCTTAACCACGAATTTCATTCCGGCCCGTCGGGATCATACGGGCTGCATAAGGGGGCTTTGACAGCCATGGACAGGAAGAAGCTGCTGCTGCTGGTGGGTGCTCTGGCAATCGCCATCGTGACCGCCGTGATGGCTCGGAGCATGTTTGCCGGATCGTCGGCACCGGACGCA is part of the Altererythrobacter sp. TH136 genome and harbors:
- a CDS encoding prepilin peptidase translates to MLGGYLQYGLLVALAIALLVAAVTDWRRRQIDNWLNLTIALTAPLFWWASGLSLWPDVALQLGVGVAAFAVFAAMFAMKWMGGGDVKLLTAMALWIEPEWFLRLLIVMALAGGVLTLVLGAWHVTRRQRDRLAIPYGVAIATAGLWVLGTHYLPAAQSALVG